One genomic region from Streptomyces sp. NBC_00582 encodes:
- a CDS encoding nitrite/sulfite reductase, which translates to MAATPQNPAASAPRRKVSRHRGEGQWALGHFTPLNGNEQFKKDDDGLNVRTRIETIYSQRGFDSIDPNDLRGRMRWWGLYTQRKPGIDGGKTAILEPEELDDKYFMLRVRIDGGRLTTRQLRVIGEVSQEFARGSADITDRQNIQLHWIRIEDVPEIWNRLEAVGLSTTEACGDCPRVVIGSPVAGIAEDEIIDGTWAIDEIQKRYIGSKEFSNLPRKFKSAISGSPLLDVVHEINDIAFVGVEHPEHGPGFDLWVGGGLSTNPKIGVRLGAWVPLAEVPEVWAGVIGIFRDYGYRRLRNRARLKFLVADWGAEKFRQVLQDEYLKRELVDGPAPAEPVSRWRDHVGVHRQQDGNFYVGFAPRVGRVDGATLAKIADLAEAHGSGRVRTTVEQKMIVLDVVEDQVDSLVEALEALDLTARPSTFRRGTMACTGIEYCKLAIVETKQRGSALIDELERRLPDFDEPITINVNGCPNACARIQVADIGLKGQLVLDDNGRQVEGFQVHLGGALGLEAGFGRKVRGLKVTSEELPDYVERVLKRFQDEREDGERFAAWAARASEEALS; encoded by the coding sequence ATGGCCGCCACCCCGCAGAACCCTGCCGCCTCCGCGCCCCGCCGCAAGGTGAGCCGTCACCGCGGCGAGGGGCAGTGGGCTCTGGGTCACTTCACCCCGCTCAACGGCAACGAACAGTTCAAGAAGGACGACGACGGTCTCAACGTGCGGACACGCATTGAGACGATCTACTCCCAGCGCGGCTTCGACTCGATCGACCCCAACGACCTGCGCGGCCGGATGCGCTGGTGGGGGCTGTACACCCAGCGCAAGCCCGGGATCGACGGCGGCAAGACCGCGATCCTGGAGCCGGAGGAGCTGGACGACAAGTACTTCATGCTGCGGGTGCGCATCGACGGCGGCCGGCTGACCACCCGGCAGCTTCGGGTGATCGGTGAGGTCTCGCAGGAGTTCGCCCGGGGCAGCGCGGACATCACGGACCGGCAGAACATCCAGCTCCACTGGATCCGCATCGAGGACGTCCCGGAGATCTGGAACCGGCTGGAGGCCGTCGGCCTGTCCACCACCGAGGCCTGCGGCGACTGCCCGCGTGTCGTGATCGGCTCGCCGGTCGCCGGGATCGCCGAGGACGAGATCATCGACGGCACCTGGGCGATCGACGAGATCCAGAAGCGGTACATCGGCAGCAAGGAGTTCTCCAACCTGCCGCGCAAGTTCAAGTCCGCGATCTCCGGCTCCCCGCTGCTGGACGTGGTGCACGAGATCAACGACATCGCGTTCGTCGGCGTGGAGCACCCCGAGCACGGCCCCGGTTTCGACCTGTGGGTCGGCGGCGGTCTGTCCACCAACCCGAAGATCGGCGTCCGGCTCGGCGCCTGGGTGCCGCTGGCCGAGGTCCCCGAGGTCTGGGCCGGTGTGATCGGCATCTTCCGGGACTACGGCTACCGGCGGCTGCGCAACCGCGCCCGCCTGAAGTTCCTCGTCGCCGACTGGGGCGCGGAGAAGTTCCGCCAGGTGCTGCAGGACGAGTACCTCAAGCGGGAGCTGGTCGACGGCCCGGCGCCCGCCGAGCCCGTCTCGCGCTGGCGCGACCACGTCGGTGTGCACCGGCAGCAGGACGGCAACTTCTACGTCGGGTTCGCCCCGCGCGTCGGCCGGGTGGACGGCGCCACCCTGGCGAAGATCGCCGACCTCGCCGAGGCCCATGGCTCGGGCCGGGTGCGCACCACCGTCGAACAGAAGATGATCGTCCTCGACGTGGTGGAGGACCAGGTCGACTCGCTGGTCGAGGCCCTCGAGGCGCTCGACCTGACCGCGAGGCCGTCCACGTTCCGGCGCGGCACCATGGCCTGCACCGGTATCGAGTACTGCAAGCTCGCCATCGTCGAGACCAAGCAGCGCGGCTCCGCCCTGATCGACGAGCTGGAGCGCCGGCTGCCGGACTTCGACGAGCCGATCACCATCAACGTCAACGGCTGCCCGAACGCCTGCGCCCGTATCCAGGTGGCGGACATCGGTCTCAAGGGGCAGCTCGTCCTCGACGACAACGGCCGGCAGGTCGAGGGCTTCCAGGTGCACCTGGGCGGCGCGCTCGGTCTGGAGGCCGGTTTCGGCCGCAAGGTCCGCGGCCTGAAGGTGACCTCCGAGGAGCTGCCGGACTACGTGGAGCGCGTCCTGAAGCGGTTCCAGGACGAGCGCGAGGACGGCGAGCGGTTCGCCGCCTGGGCCGCGCGGGCCAGTGAGGAGGCCCTCTCATGA
- the cysC gene encoding adenylyl-sulfate kinase — MTTGATVWLTGLPSAGKTTIAYELAGRLRAEGHRVEVLDGDEIREFISAGLGFSREDRHTNVQRIGFLAELLARNGVKALVPVIAPYADSREAVRKRHQEGGSAYLEVHVATPVEVCSVRDVKGLYAKQAAGELTGLTGVDDPYEVPESPDLRIESQDQTVQESAASVYALLSERGLV; from the coding sequence GTGACGACCGGAGCCACCGTCTGGCTCACGGGTCTGCCGAGCGCCGGCAAGACCACCATCGCGTACGAGCTGGCCGGCCGGCTGCGCGCGGAGGGCCACCGTGTCGAGGTGCTCGACGGCGACGAGATCCGCGAGTTCATCTCGGCCGGCCTCGGTTTCAGCCGGGAGGACCGGCACACCAACGTGCAGCGCATCGGTTTCCTCGCCGAACTGCTCGCCCGCAACGGCGTGAAGGCGCTCGTGCCGGTGATCGCGCCGTACGCGGACAGCCGGGAGGCGGTGCGCAAGCGCCACCAGGAGGGCGGGTCGGCGTACCTGGAGGTCCATGTGGCGACCCCGGTCGAGGTGTGCTCCGTACGCGATGTGAAGGGTCTGTACGCCAAGCAGGCGGCCGGCGAGCTGACCGGGCTGACCGGTGTCGACGACCCGTACGAGGTGCCCGAGTCGCCCGATCTGCGGATCGAGTCCCAGGACCAGACCGTGCAGGAGTCGGCGGCGTCGGTGTACGCGCTGCTCAGCGAGAGGGGTTTGGTGTGA
- a CDS encoding phosphoadenylyl-sulfate reductase codes for MTTVQEGRTTEELKALAEQAGRDLEDASALEILQWAVDTFGKGFCVTSSMEDAVVAHLASRVLKGVDVVFLDTGYHFPETIGTRDAVEAVMDVNVITLTPRQSVAEQDAEYGPKLHDRDPDLCCKLRKVRPLEEGLAGYRAWATGLRRDESPSRADTPVVGWDEKRRKVKISPIARWTQDDVDAYITEHGVLSNPLLMDGYTSVGCAPCTRRVLEGEDARAGRWAGRAKTECGLHG; via the coding sequence ATGACGACGGTTCAGGAAGGCCGTACGACCGAGGAGTTGAAGGCGCTCGCCGAGCAGGCGGGCCGTGACCTGGAGGACGCCTCCGCCCTGGAGATCCTCCAGTGGGCGGTGGACACCTTCGGCAAGGGCTTCTGCGTGACCTCCTCCATGGAGGACGCGGTGGTCGCGCATCTGGCGTCCCGGGTCCTCAAGGGCGTGGACGTGGTGTTCCTCGACACCGGCTACCACTTCCCGGAGACCATCGGCACCCGCGACGCGGTCGAGGCCGTGATGGACGTCAACGTCATCACGCTCACCCCCCGCCAGTCGGTCGCCGAGCAGGACGCCGAGTACGGGCCGAAGTTGCACGACCGTGACCCCGACCTGTGCTGCAAGCTGCGCAAGGTGCGACCGCTCGAGGAGGGACTCGCGGGATACCGGGCCTGGGCCACCGGCCTGCGGCGCGACGAGTCCCCCAGCCGGGCGGACACACCGGTCGTCGGCTGGGACGAGAAGCGGCGCAAGGTCAAGATCTCGCCAATCGCCCGCTGGACCCAGGACGACGTCGATGCGTACATCACGGAGCACGGCGTACTGTCCAACCCCCTGCTGATGGACGGGTACACCTCCGTCGGCTGCGCCCCCTGCACCCGCCGGGTCCTGGAGGGCGAGGACGCACGCGCCGGCCGCTGGGCGGGACGCGCCAAGACCGAGTGCGGGCTGCACGGCTGA